CGCGCATGACTTCCAGCAACAGCCGCTCGTAGGCATCGGGAATCCGTGCGCTGCGATAGGTGTCGGAAAAATTCAGTTGCAGCGGACCACTGCGCAGTTGCATGCCCTTGTCCAGGCCCTGCTCCTTGGTCATCACGCGCAAGGAAATACCTTCGTCCGGCTGCAGGCGGATGATCAACTTGTTGCTGATCTGCAGGCGCTGCTCGGGGGCGAAAATATAGTGGGACGGTTCCTTGAAGTGGATGACGATCTGCGACAGCTTTTGCGGCATGCGCTTGCCAGTACGCAGGTAGAACGGCACCCCGGCCCAACGCCAGTTACGGATATCGGCCCGCAGGGCGACGAAGGTCTCGGTGTCGCTCTGGGTGTTGGAGTTCTCTTCTTCCAGGTACCCCGGCACGGCTTTACCGGCGCTGTAGCCGGCAATGTACTGGCCGCGCACCACCTGGGTGGTCAGGCCTTCCGGGCTGATCGGCGCCAGGGCCTTGAGTACCTTGACCTTCTCGTCACGGATGCTGTCGGCGGATAGGTCGGCCGGCGGGTCCATGGCGATCAGGCACAGCAACTGCAGCAGGTGGTTCTGGATCATGTCGCGCAGTTGGCCGGCCTTGTCGAAGTAACCCCAACGGCCCTCGATACCCACCTGCTCGGCCACGGTGATTTCCACGTGGGAAATGTAGTTCTGGTTCCATTGGGTTTCGAACAGGCTGTTGGCGAAACGCAAGGCGATCAGGTTCTGGACGGTTTCCTTGCCCAGGTAGTGGTCGATACGGTAGGTGCGGTTTTCCGGGAAAAACTGCGCGACGGCGTCATTGACCTTACGCGAGGATTCCAGGTCAGAACCAATCGGCTTTTCCAGCACCACGCGGGTGTTTTCCGCCAGGCCGACCTTCGACAGGTTTTCGCAGATCGCGCCATACACGGCGGCCGGAGTGGCGAAGTAGGCAATGAGGCGCTGCTCGCTACCGACCTTTTCGGCAAGGCCGACGTAGTCGTCGGCCTTCATGAAGTCGACATGCACATAGGCCAGGCGAGCGAGGAAACGCTGGGCCACGGCTTCGTCCAGCTCCTTGCCAACGTATTTGCGCAGTTCTTTTTCGATATGGGCCAGGTGCTGCTGCTCGGAACCGGCTTCGCGGGCCAGGGCCAGGATGCGCGTATCCTCGTGCAGGAGGCCTGCGCCATCGAGCTGATAGAGGGCAGGAAATAACTTGCGTAGCGCCAGATCACCCAAGGCGCCAAACAGGGCAAAGGTGCAGGGTTCCACGGTTATCGAAGGCATGATGTTTGTTCTTTTATCAAGTTAAGCTACAAATACCTTTTTTCAAGGCATCACTCAAGGAAAAATGTAGTAATAACCACAACATTTTCCGCAAATACGCATTGCGAGTGGTGGTGTTCAGCTACCCTCAGTAGGATAGGCCACCGCGAAAAGCCACTCATCGATTGGTTACCGCCTTTTTATTTGCATCGTCGCCCGAAGGAAAGACTGAATGGACCGCGTGCGAAATCTTCTGGAACAGATCCGGAACCGCCTCGAAGAATTGAACAAGGCCGAACGCAAGGTCGCCGAAGTGATCCTGCTCAACCCGCAGCAGGCCACGCGCTTCTCGATCGCTGCCCTTGCCCAGGCCGCCTCGGTCAGTGAACCGACGGTCAACCGTTTCTGCCGTTCGTTCGGCGTCAGCGGTTACCCTGAACTTAAATTGCAGTTGGCGCAAAGCCTGGCCAGTGGTGCGGCGTATGTCAGCCGCGCCGTGGAAGCCGATGATAACCCGGAGGCCTACACCCAGAAGATCTTTGGCAGTGCCATTGCGTCCCTGGACAGCGCCTGCCAGGCCCTCGACCCTGCGCTGATCAGCAAGGCCGTTGACTTGCTGATCCAGGCGCGGCAGATCCACTTCTTCGGCCTGGGCGCCTCGGCACCGGTGGCCATGGATGCGCTGCATAAGTTCTTCCGCTTCAACCTGGCGGTCACCGCCCACGCCGACGTATTGATGCAACGCATGATCGCCTCGGTGGCGCATACGGGTGAATTGTTCGTGATCATTTCCTACACCGGGCGTACCCGTGAGTTGGTGGAAGTGGCGCGTATCGCGCGGGAAAACGGCGCGTCGGTGCTGGGCGTGACGGCAGAGAACTCGCCGCTGGCCAAGGCCAGCACCGTGAGCCTGAATATTCCGCTGCCGGAAGACACCGACATCTACATGCCAATGACCTCGCGGATCATTCAACTGACGGTGCTGGATGTGCTGGCGACCGGCATGACGTTGCGCCGCGGGGTGGATTTCCAGCCGCACTTGCGCAAGATCAAAGAGAGCTTGAATGACAGCCGGTATCCGGTGGGGGATGAGTTCAACTGAGCCAGCGTGCTTGTGTGCTGGATGTACTGGCCTCATCGGGGGCAAGCCCCCTCCCACATGGGTTCTTTGTGATTCTCACAGTCGGTTAACACTGAAGATCAAATGTGGGAGGGGGCTTGCCCCCGATGAGGCCATCAGCCACACCGCTAAACCCCAGCCCTCGCCTGCAGACTCAAGTGCGCCCTCTCCCCCGGCGCCAGGCTCGCGCCGGCCATCGCCGACTCCACGCACACAAACCCCGACGCCTCGTTGAAGCTTACGCCCAGCAACGGCCGGCTGCCGGGGTGCCACACCACGGTATCGGCGCTGTCGCCGGTGTCGATGCACAGTTCACGCTGCCAGGCGTGGTCCTTGAGGTGTAACTCACCCTCATGCTGGAACACCCGCTGGCAGCCGCCATCCACACGCAGTTCGCCTTCCTGCTGGCAAGCCTGACGGTTGAGCTGGTCATAACCTTGCGCTCCGTCGAGCCCAGACAGCGCTACCTCATCAACGTGACCAATACGCCAGTAGGCATGCAAAGCATGGCTCAGCTGGCACGGCAGTTCATCCTGATGCTCGGTGCTCAGGCGCAGCTCCAGGGTTTCGCCCAGATGCGCATGCAGGTCCACCTGCCAGTCGCACAACTGCAACTGCCAGTGCAGGCGCACGCCATCGTCATCGGTGCTGCTGTCGAGCAGTTTCCAGTCGATCAAGCGTGCCCAGCCATGGGACGGCCAGGCGTTTTCGCTGGGGTGACGGCCATACCAAGGCCAGCACACCGGAACCCCACCACGGATGGCACCGACTTGCGGCCATTTGGCCGCGCACCACAACCAGGGTTTCTGGCCGGTGGGCTGAAAATGCAGCAACTGAGCGCCCTGGCGACTGAACACCGCCTGGCACAGCGGATGGTCGATCACCAACACATCGCGCATCTGAAAGCGCTCCCAGGCGAACACCGGACGCTCGCGCAAGGACTTGAAAAAGCGTTGCAGTGGTTGCTCATGCATGTGCCACGGTCCTGAATATCACAGTGCAACCCAAAAAAAAGCGGATAGCCATGGCTACCCGCAAAATGCGCACAGAGAGAAGGAGCTTATCGCAACAGCGTTAGAACGTAGACTGAATTTTCAGGCCCGCTACCAGCGCGTTGTCGACTTTGTCCACGCCACCCGGCTGGACAACGTATTGCAGGTTAGGACGCACGGTCAGCCAGTTGGTGACGTGGAAACCGTAGTTGAGTTCGACGTTGTACTCGGTCTCGCGAATCGGCGTGTAGAGCGGGTTGTCGTAGTCGCTGACACCATTGGCGGCGTTGAGCAGCTCGGAGTTCTTTTTCACGTCATCGTTGACGTGCAGGCGAGCGACACCAATGCCGACGTCGTCTTTTGGACGCGCGTCGAATGGGCCCTTGTACACCAGCATCAAGGACTGGTAGTTGTCGACCAGGTTGGTTTCCTTGTCGTGGAAGGTCGCGTTGGCGGCAATGTTCAGGCCGCGTGTAGCGTCGCCGTTATGCGTGGTGAGTTGCTGTTGCGCAACGAACCAGTAGCCTTTCTTGCTGCTGCGGGTACGGTAGGCGGCGCCAGTGGTAGCGGCGTCGTTGCCGTTGATGTCTTCACGCACGTCAGAGGCATCGGCGGCGCTTTTGTAGTAACCCACACGGTATTCGCCCGGCAGGTTGTTGACCTTCGGCGACCAGACCAACTCCACCGGAATCACGGTGCCTTTGGTACCGCTGCCGCTGAGTTTGAAGCCGTTGCCGTGCTCCAGCTGCGACGGGTTCTGGTTGTAGGCACCGATCTGCGCATACAGCTCAGGCGTGATGTTGTACTTCACGCGGATAGCCGCCTGGCTGACGGGCCAGTTGTACCAGGTGTTTACGTAGTTACCCACCTGGGAGCCACAGAACGACAGGTTCTGGAAGTCGCACGGGAAGGTGTTGAAGTCTTCGCCTTCACCGAAGTAGCCGAGTTTGACGTCCAACTTGTTGTCGAACATCTGATGCTGAACCCAGAACTGGGTCAGGCGCACCATGTGGCCACGGCCATACACTTCCTGGGACGAGCTCAGGGTGCCGGCACGCGGGTCGCCGATACGGTCGTTGGAGATGTTCTGGCCATTACGGTTGGTGAACTGGATCTTGGCCTGGGTGTTATCCCAGCCCCACAGCTTTTGCAGGTCCAGTGCCACGCCCAGACCGAACTGGTCGGAGTAACGACCAGTCTTGTCGTCGTTGTAGCCACCGTGGGCGTTGTAGCCCATTTCCCCAACGTAGTCGGCCTTGATGTCGATACCTTGCTCGATCAGCTTGGTACGCTCGCCGCCCCAATCGCCGGTCATCCACTTGGAATCGGCGCTGAACGCATCGGCCGCCATCGCATTGGCGGACAATACAAGGGCTGCTGCCGCTGACAGTTGGCAGAGCAGCCGGGTGTTGTTGTGTTGCTTTTTCATCCCTACATCCTCGTCTTTATTGTTATTAAACTGTTTTTATCTAACGCGGGTTACATTTTTTAATTAAAACAACAACTTAAATCCTAATCAAATCCCTGTAGGAGCGAGCTTGCTCGCGAAAAATCCGAGAGCGCCACTCTCAACCAGGAGCGCTGCGTCATCGTTAACGACCTTCGCGAGCAAGCTCGCTCCTACAGATGCTTCAACGGCCTTTGAACTGGGCCACGTTGTCGGCATGCCCCTGCGCCGGCAATGAAGCAGCGCTGCCCAATCGCTCACCGGTCTTGGCATCGAACAGCAATACCTTGGCCGGGTCGAACTGCAGGGTCAGGGTCTCGCCAACCTGCGGTGCCACGTCCGGCGCCAAACGGCAGCAGACCTTGGTGTCATTGAGCTGCACGAACACCAGGGTGTCCGGGCCGGTCGGCTCGGTCACCTGGACTTCGGCGCGAATGCTCGAAGCACCGTTGCCCTCGCCTACCGCCAGCACGATCTGCTCCGGGCGCAGGCCCAGGATCACATCGCGGTCTTCCAACCCAGCGTCATTCATGCTCAGCGGCAGCTCGCAACGGGCCTGGCCGCTGTCGAGCAGCGCCACCAGGCGACCGTCCTTGCGTTGCAGGCGCAAAGGTACGAAGTTCATGGGAGGTGAACCGATAAAGCTTGCCACAAACAAGTTGGCCGGGTCGTTGTAAATTTCTTTCGGCGTACCAAATTGTTGGATGATGCCGTCCTTCATCACCGCCACTTTGTCACCCAGGGTCATCGCTTCGATCTGGTCGTGGGTCACGTAGACGGTGGTGGTCTTCAGGCGCTGGTGCATCAGCTTCATTTCGGTGCGCATCTCGACGCGCAGCTTGGCGTCGAGGTTCGACAACGGCTCGTCGAACAGGTAGATCTTCGGCCGACGCGCCAAGGCCCGGCCCATGGCCACGCGCTGTTGCTGGCCGCCAGAAAGCTGGCCCGGCTTGCGGTTGAGCAGGTGCTCGATCTGCAGCAGCTTGGCCACGCGCGCCACTTCGGCGTCGATGTCGGCCTGGGGCATCTTGCGGATCTTCAGGCCGAACTCGATGTTCTCGCGCACGCTCATGGTCGGGTAAAGCGCGTAGGACTGGAACACCATGGCGATGTCACGGTCCTTGGGGCTCATGCCGCTCACGTCCTGATCACCGATCATGATCGCGCCGCCGGAGATGGTCTCAAGGCCGGCGATGCAGTTCATCAGCGTGGACTTGCCGCAACCCGAAGGGCCGACCAGGATCAGGAATTCACCTTCCTTGATCGACAGTTCGATGTTCTTCAAGGTGTCGGGCAGGCCGGCGCCATAGGTCTTGTTTACATTGCGAAGTTCAAGCGTAGCCATGATTACCCCTTGACCGCGCCGGCCGTAAGGCCGCGCACGAAATACTTGCCTGCGATCACATAGACCAGCAGGGTCGGCAGCCCGGCGATCATCGCCGCCGCCATATCCACGTTATATTCCTTGGCCCCGGTACTGGTGTTGACCAGGTTGTTCAGCGCCACCGTGATGGGCTGGGAGTCGCCGCTGGAGAACACCACACCGAACAGGAAGTCGTTCCAGATCTGGGTGAACTGCCAGATCAGGCAGACCATGATGATCGGCGTCGACATCGGCAGAATGATCTGGCGGAAGATGGTGAAGAAACCGGCACCGTCCAGGCGAGCCGCCTTGATCAGCGCATCCGGAATGCTTACGTAGTAGTTACGGAAGAACAGCGTGGTGAACGCCAGGCCGTAGACCACGTGCACGAAGACCAGGCCGGTGGTGGTGCTGGCCAGGCCCATCTTGCCGAGGGTGAACGACGCTGGCAGCAACACGGTCTGGAACGGCAGGAAGCAGCCGAACAGCAACAGGCCGAAGAACAGCTGCGAACCGCGAAAGCGCCAGAACGACAGCACGTAGCCGTTCAACGCACCGATGGCCGTGGAGATCAGCACAGCCGGCACGGTGATCTTGAGCGAGTTCCAGAAGTAACCGTCAACGGTGGCCCAGGCCTTGACCCAGCCGATGCCGCTGAACACGGTCGGCCAGCTCAGCAGGTTGCCGTTGCTGATGTCTTCCGGGGTCTTGAAGCTGGTGAGCAGCATCACCACCAGCGGCACCAGATACAGCAGCACCGCGAGGATCAGCACCGCGTAGATCGCGATGCGACTCAGGCTGATGGCGGGTTTGGCGGCGAGACTAGTCATTGCGCTTGGTCCTCAGCTCGGAATACAGGTAGGGCACGATGATCGCAAGGATCGCACCGAGCATCAGGATTGCACTGGCCGAGCCCATGCCCATCTGGCCGCGACTGAAGGTGAACGAGTACATGAACATGGCCGGCAAGTCGGACGAATAGCCCGGGCCGCCTGCGGTCATCGCCGCCACCAGGTCGAAGCTCTTGATCGCAATGTGCGCCAGGATCATCACCGCACTGAAGAACACCGGACGCAGGCTTGGCAGCACCACACTCCAGTAGATGCGCGGCAGGCTCGCGCCGTCGATCTGCGCGGCGCGGATGATCGACTGATCAACCCCACGCAGGCCCGCCAGGAACATCGCCATGATAAAGCCCGAGGCTTGCCATACGGCGGCGATGACCAGGCAGTAGACCACGCGGTCGGGGTCGATCAGCCAGTCGAGACGGAAGCCTTCCCAGC
Above is a genomic segment from Pseudomonas sp. R5-89-07 containing:
- a CDS encoding carbohydrate ABC transporter permease, producing MTSLAAKPAISLSRIAIYAVLILAVLLYLVPLVVMLLTSFKTPEDISNGNLLSWPTVFSGIGWVKAWATVDGYFWNSLKITVPAVLISTAIGALNGYVLSFWRFRGSQLFFGLLLFGCFLPFQTVLLPASFTLGKMGLASTTTGLVFVHVVYGLAFTTLFFRNYYVSIPDALIKAARLDGAGFFTIFRQIILPMSTPIIMVCLIWQFTQIWNDFLFGVVFSSGDSQPITVALNNLVNTSTGAKEYNVDMAAAMIAGLPTLLVYVIAGKYFVRGLTAGAVKG
- the zwf gene encoding glucose-6-phosphate dehydrogenase codes for the protein MPSITVEPCTFALFGALGDLALRKLFPALYQLDGAGLLHEDTRILALAREAGSEQQHLAHIEKELRKYVGKELDEAVAQRFLARLAYVHVDFMKADDYVGLAEKVGSEQRLIAYFATPAAVYGAICENLSKVGLAENTRVVLEKPIGSDLESSRKVNDAVAQFFPENRTYRIDHYLGKETVQNLIALRFANSLFETQWNQNYISHVEITVAEQVGIEGRWGYFDKAGQLRDMIQNHLLQLLCLIAMDPPADLSADSIRDEKVKVLKALAPISPEGLTTQVVRGQYIAGYSAGKAVPGYLEEENSNTQSDTETFVALRADIRNWRWAGVPFYLRTGKRMPQKLSQIVIHFKEPSHYIFAPEQRLQISNKLIIRLQPDEGISLRVMTKEQGLDKGMQLRSGPLQLNFSDTYRSARIPDAYERLLLEVMRGNQNLFVRKDEIEAAWKWCDQLIAGWKKSGDAPKPYAAGSWGPMSSIALITRDGRSWYGDI
- a CDS encoding carbohydrate porin gives rise to the protein MKKQHNNTRLLCQLSAAAALVLSANAMAADAFSADSKWMTGDWGGERTKLIEQGIDIKADYVGEMGYNAHGGYNDDKTGRYSDQFGLGVALDLQKLWGWDNTQAKIQFTNRNGQNISNDRIGDPRAGTLSSSQEVYGRGHMVRLTQFWVQHQMFDNKLDVKLGYFGEGEDFNTFPCDFQNLSFCGSQVGNYVNTWYNWPVSQAAIRVKYNITPELYAQIGAYNQNPSQLEHGNGFKLSGSGTKGTVIPVELVWSPKVNNLPGEYRVGYYKSAADASDVREDINGNDAATTGAAYRTRSSKKGYWFVAQQQLTTHNGDATRGLNIAANATFHDKETNLVDNYQSLMLVYKGPFDARPKDDVGIGVARLHVNDDVKKNSELLNAANGVSDYDNPLYTPIRETEYNVELNYGFHVTNWLTVRPNLQYVVQPGGVDKVDNALVAGLKIQSTF
- a CDS encoding ABC transporter ATP-binding protein → MATLELRNVNKTYGAGLPDTLKNIELSIKEGEFLILVGPSGCGKSTLMNCIAGLETISGGAIMIGDQDVSGMSPKDRDIAMVFQSYALYPTMSVRENIEFGLKIRKMPQADIDAEVARVAKLLQIEHLLNRKPGQLSGGQQQRVAMGRALARRPKIYLFDEPLSNLDAKLRVEMRTEMKLMHQRLKTTTVYVTHDQIEAMTLGDKVAVMKDGIIQQFGTPKEIYNDPANLFVASFIGSPPMNFVPLRLQRKDGRLVALLDSGQARCELPLSMNDAGLEDRDVILGLRPEQIVLAVGEGNGASSIRAEVQVTEPTGPDTLVFVQLNDTKVCCRLAPDVAPQVGETLTLQFDPAKVLLFDAKTGERLGSAASLPAQGHADNVAQFKGR
- a CDS encoding carbohydrate ABC transporter permease; protein product: MSSVAVFSKASPFDALQRWLPKLVLAPSMFIVLVGFYGYILWTFVLSFTTSTFLPSYKWAGLAQYERLFDNDRWWVASKNLAVFGGMFIGITLVIGVMLAIFLDQKIRREGFIRTIYLYPMALSMIVTGTAWKWLLNPGMGLDKLLRDWGWEGFRLDWLIDPDRVVYCLVIAAVWQASGFIMAMFLAGLRGVDQSIIRAAQIDGASLPRIYWSVVLPSLRPVFFSAVMILAHIAIKSFDLVAAMTAGGPGYSSDLPAMFMYSFTFSRGQMGMGSASAILMLGAILAIIVPYLYSELRTKRND
- a CDS encoding D-hexose-6-phosphate mutarotase; the protein is MHEQPLQRFFKSLRERPVFAWERFQMRDVLVIDHPLCQAVFSRQGAQLLHFQPTGQKPWLWCAAKWPQVGAIRGGVPVCWPWYGRHPSENAWPSHGWARLIDWKLLDSSTDDDGVRLHWQLQLCDWQVDLHAHLGETLELRLSTEHQDELPCQLSHALHAYWRIGHVDEVALSGLDGAQGYDQLNRQACQQEGELRVDGGCQRVFQHEGELHLKDHAWQRELCIDTGDSADTVVWHPGSRPLLGVSFNEASGFVCVESAMAGASLAPGERAHLSLQARAGV
- a CDS encoding MurR/RpiR family transcriptional regulator, translated to MRNLLEQIRNRLEELNKAERKVAEVILLNPQQATRFSIAALAQAASVSEPTVNRFCRSFGVSGYPELKLQLAQSLASGAAYVSRAVEADDNPEAYTQKIFGSAIASLDSACQALDPALISKAVDLLIQARQIHFFGLGASAPVAMDALHKFFRFNLAVTAHADVLMQRMIASVAHTGELFVIISYTGRTRELVEVARIARENGASVLGVTAENSPLAKASTVSLNIPLPEDTDIYMPMTSRIIQLTVLDVLATGMTLRRGVDFQPHLRKIKESLNDSRYPVGDEFN